In the Thiomicrorhabdus sp. genome, one interval contains:
- a CDS encoding rhodanese-like domain-containing protein yields the protein MKKTVLLASTLAATFAFSSASFAVEPSKWATAAPKQERQTPQGLYITAENTYKWMKEDDSVILVDVRTPAEWQFVGYTPMAQIMIPSVFFKYDGVDDKKPRYRSVLNEKFISEFEEKLFDLDADKNTPFVVMCRSGATRAQPAAKMLDQYGYKNVYIMTDGFEGGKMKDGDKQGWRLKAGWKVNNPASTWTYKIDTKKAYLEK from the coding sequence ATGAAAAAAACTGTTCTGTTGGCCAGCACACTGGCTGCGACGTTTGCCTTTTCATCCGCTTCATTTGCTGTTGAGCCAAGCAAATGGGCCACAGCAGCGCCGAAGCAAGAGCGCCAAACACCTCAAGGCCTGTATATTACTGCCGAAAACACTTACAAATGGATGAAAGAAGACGACAGCGTCATTCTCGTTGATGTACGAACGCCTGCCGAGTGGCAATTCGTCGGCTATACGCCGATGGCGCAGATTATGATTCCATCGGTTTTCTTCAAGTACGATGGCGTTGACGATAAGAAACCTCGCTACAGATCCGTTCTGAACGAAAAATTCATCTCTGAATTCGAAGAAAAACTATTTGATCTGGATGCGGACAAAAATACCCCATTCGTTGTTATGTGCCGCTCCGGAGCAACCCGTGCGCAACCAGCTGCCAAAATGCTTGACCAGTACGGCTACAAAAACGTTTACATTATGACCGACGGTTTCGAAGGCGGTAAGATGAAGGACGGTGACAAGCAAGGCTGGCGCTTGAAAGCCGGTTGGAAGGTTAATAACCCGGCTTCAACCTGGACTTACAAAATCGATACCAAAAAAGCGTATCTGGAAAAATAA